GCAGCGCCAGCAGGCTGGCATCGAGACTGCCGCCCCCGTCGAGGTGCTCGCTCAGCGTCTGAGCGTCCTCGTCCCAGGAGCCCAGCACGATCTCGCGCAGCTCGTCGGCGGCGCTCCGCCATCTCGACACCGGGCCCGGAAGGTCGAGCTGATCGGCCAGCCGCGCGGCGCGGTCCAGCGCCACGTGGCAGAGCGCTGCCGAGTAGGTGAACACGCGGCCCTCGCTCCGCACCTCCCAGATGCCCTGATCGGGATCGCGCCAGGCGTCCGCGGCGAGGTCCGTCAGGGAGGCGAGCCGCGCCCACAGATGCTCGTCGAGCTGCCCGCCGCCGCGGACCCACTGGTAGGCGCAGTCGAGTATCTCGCCGTACACGTCGTGCTGCCGCTGGTCGGCCGCGCCGTTGCCCCAGCGCACCGGAGCCGAGCGCCGGTAGCCCTCCAGCGCGCCGTCAACGCGCTCGTCGGGCACCGGGCCGCCGCCCACGTCGTACATGATCTTCGGCGCGCTGCCGTGCTCGAAGGTGTCGAGCACCCAGCCGAGGAAAGCCTCGGCCTCCTCCTCAAAGCCGATGCGGCGCAACGCGTACACCGAGAACGAGGCGTCGCGGATCCAGGTGTACCGGTAGTCCCAGTTGCGCACCCCGCCGATCGGTGCGGGCAGCGAGGAGGTGGGTGCCGCCACCAGGGCGCCGTTGCTCCAGTGGTCGCACAACTTGAGCGTGATCGCGGAGCGGCGCGCGAGGGCGGCCTCCGGCCCGTCATAGTGGAAGCCCTCCATCCACCGCCGCCACGAGCGAGCGGTCGAGGCAAGCAGCTCGTCCTCGGTGAAGCGGTGGTGACGGTGGGCGCCGCTCCAGGACAGCGCGACGTCGAGGCGCTCGCCGGCCTCGAGTTCGTGGATGCTGCTAAGCGAGTCGAGCGGGCGGTTGCAGCGAACGTGCAGGTCGAGGTCATGCCGCCCGCGTGGCTCCACGGACATGCCGCCCGCGGCCGGCTGGGCTGAGGCGCCGCCCCGCGGCTCGATCTCCACCCGCACTCGCACCGAGCCGTCGAGCACCACGGCCGAGCGGATCAGCTCATGGCGCCCGGCCGGGGCGTCGTCGCTCAGATCGGTGCCCGGACGCAGCGCCAGCGCGTCGGTCACCGCCAGCACGCCGGTGGGGCCCCGCAGCTCGGTGACGAGAATGGCTGTCTGCGGCTCATAGCGCTGGCGAGCTTCGATCACCTCGTCCGGAGAGACGGTGAAACGGCCTCCCTTCTCGTGATCGAGAAGGCCGCAGAAGAGGGGCGAGGAGTCAAAGCGCGGAAGGCACATCCAAACCACGCTGCCGTCGAGCCCCACAAGCGCCGAGGTCGTCCCATCGCCGATGAGGCCCATGTCCTCGAGCGCCAGATAGCCCTCGCGCCGGCGCACTGCGCGGAAGGGCGGATCAGCGTTGAGCACGGCCGGTCCTCCGGTTGGCGGAGGTCACCTCGCGTACGTTACCCGGCTAATGTCGGGCGCCGATGCGCGTTGTTGCCCTCATCTCGCTGCTGTGCCTCTTCCTGGCCGGATGCGGTGGCGCAGCCGATCGCCCGGAGCCAAAGAGAGGTCCAGCCCGCGCGCCGAACGGTCCCGTCGTACTGGGGTCGAAGAACTTCATCCAGTGGGGCGGGCGCGGATTTGGCACGCCGCACCCGGACAAGCTCGTGGTGGGTGGCGACCCGTCTGTCCTGATCACGCACATCCGCTGGCACAACTGGGGGCGCGAGCGGGCGTGGGGCGTGGGACGCTACGCGGCGCCGCACTACGGCGAGGGCGGCGTCTACTACCGCAAGACCCTTCGCGCCGACCTGCGGCTGCACGGCATCGGCAGGTGCCGCCCGAACGGCCCGCGCACCTACATGGCGATGAAGGTCAAGGTCGCGCTGCAGCCGAACCAACGCCCGGCCTGGTACGAGGTGGACGGGAGCCACGGGCTCTGCAGCTATCCGTGAATGATTTGCCTGCAAGTCGGCGTGGCGCGGTGCTCGTCGCCGAGGCGGACCAGGCGATCTGCGGCACTGACGAGCAGATCGGCGCGCAAAGGCCGGCTCTATGTCGCGGCGGCCGCCTCGGCGAGGGCGTCTACGAGCGCGGCGACCGCCGGCGGGTCGGGCGGGTCCCCGTAGGTCGCGGCGTACACACGTCGGGGCAGACGTGGGAGCTTGCGGGCCACGACACCGTCCGCGTGATGCGCGCGCAAGGCAAGGCCGGGAAGGGTCGCCACGCAGAGGCCTGCGGCGACCAGAGCTTGGATGAGGACCATGTCGTCGGATTCGTAGCCGATGCGCGGTTCGAAGCCGGCGTCGTCGCAGAGGGCGAGCAGGTGACCGCGGCAGCGCTCGCAGCCGGCGATCCAGGTCGCCTCGTTGAGGCTGGCCAGCCCGCGGGTGCGGCGATGGGAGAGCAGGTACATCGGATCGTCGAGCAGG
The DNA window shown above is from Thermoleophilaceae bacterium and carries:
- a CDS encoding glycoside hydrolase family 15 protein is translated as MLNADPPFRAVRRREGYLALEDMGLIGDGTTSALVGLDGSVVWMCLPRFDSSPLFCGLLDHEKGGRFTVSPDEVIEARQRYEPQTAILVTELRGPTGVLAVTDALALRPGTDLSDDAPAGRHELIRSAVVLDGSVRVRVEIEPRGGASAQPAAGGMSVEPRGRHDLDLHVRCNRPLDSLSSIHELEAGERLDVALSWSGAHRHHRFTEDELLASTARSWRRWMEGFHYDGPEAALARRSAITLKLCDHWSNGALVAAPTSSLPAPIGGVRNWDYRYTWIRDASFSVYALRRIGFEEEAEAFLGWVLDTFEHGSAPKIMYDVGGGPVPDERVDGALEGYRRSAPVRWGNGAADQRQHDVYGEILDCAYQWVRGGGQLDEHLWARLASLTDLAADAWRDPDQGIWEVRSEGRVFTYSAALCHVALDRAARLADQLDLPGPVSRWRSAADELREIVLGSWDEDAQTLSEHLDGGGSLDASLLALPLRRVVPADHPRMVATTKAVAERLSAGDGLLYRYLHEDSPDGIPGDEGAFLLCSFWLVENLVRQGQLEKACELYASLCARASTVGLLPEQIDPTTGGFYGNFPQAFSHIGVIAAGIRLARGH